A stretch of Scheffersomyces stipitis CBS 6054 chromosome 2, complete sequence DNA encodes these proteins:
- the YEX1 gene encoding Ubiquitin--protein ligase molybdopterin-converting factor (Ubiquitin--protein ligase molybdopterin-converting factor (SPAC1A6.10)~go_funtion catalytic activity): protein MSTTHSGNVWLAVIAASALSAGLVDAYYRFYANSSISSDSDRLETKTDYSEELIQEQLARNYAFLSEQGMDNVRNQRIVIVGAGGVGSWVATMLTRSGVGHLRIIDFDQVSLSSLNRHAVANLKDVGTSKVESLRNHLLKIAPWVHIDVKNQLWNLESAQDLIFGDDFKPTYIVDCIDNIDTKVDLLAFCYENKLQVISSGGAACKSDPTRINISDISKTEEDPLSRSVRIRLKKKGILTNIPVVFSAEKPDPRKAQLLPLADEELEKGAVDELSALKNFRVRILPVLGTVPGMFGLTIATYIITSIAGYPIEPIEGKNRYKIYDGILQSLAGQQSRIGKEDQRVPIALNDVPYILEEVYHGKSPISNYSTRLTMSRWDPEQELSFQNVVVMTKDEQKNHEEKVLKGGQKLEDVYSAEVLERVRVRFAEEKYYSQFH, encoded by the exons ATGTCTACGACTCACAGTGGCAATGTATGGCTCGCTGTTATTGCAGCCTCTGCACTTTCGGCTGGTTTGGTGGATGCCTACTATCGATTCTATGCAAATAGCCTGATCTCATCgg ATTCAGACCGATTGGAAACCAAGACGGACTATTCCGAGGAGTTGATTCAAGAACAGTTGGCTCGTAACTATGCTTTTTTGTCTGAGCAGGGCATGGACAACGtcagaaaccaaagaatTGTCATCGTTGGTGCTGGGGGAGTCGGTTCATGGGTTGCGACTATGTTAACCAGATCTGGAGTGGGCCACTTGAGGattattgattttgatCAGGTATCTTTGAGCTCATTGAACAGACATGCAGTGGCTAATTTGAAAGATGTTGGTACATCTAAGGTGGAGTCCTTGAGAAACCACTTGTTAAAGATTGCACCTTGGGTTCATATTGATGTCAAGAACCAGCTATGGAACCTTGAAAGTGCGCAAGATTTGATCTTTGGCGATGATTTCAAGCCTACTTATATTGTGGATTGTATCGACAACATTGACACCAAAGTCGATTTGTTGGCGTTCTGCTATGAAAACAAATTGCAAGTTATTTCGTCTGGTGGAGCTGCTTGTAAATCCGATCCTACCAGAATTAACATCAGTGATATCTCcaaaactgaagaagatcctCTCTCTCGTTCGGTCAGAAtcagattgaagaagaagggaATTCTCACCAACATCCCCGTTGTCTTTTCAGCAGAGAAACCAGACCCCAGAAAGGCTCAGCTATTGCCGTTGGCTgacgaagagttggaaaaagGTGCTGTAGACGAACTTTCAGCTCTCAAGAACTTCCGTGTCCGTATCTTGCCAGTTTTGGGAACAGTTCCAGGTATGTTTGGACTTACTATCGCTACTTACATCATCACGTCTATTGCAGGATATCCTATTGAACCTATAGAGGGAAAGAACAGATACAAGATCTACGATGGGATCCTCCAGTCCTTAGCTGGGCAGCAGTctagaattggaaaagaagaccAAAGAGTACCCATAGCGTTGAACGACGTTCCTTacatcttggaagaagtgtACCATGGCAAGTCTCCCATCTCAAACTACTCTACCAGATTAACGATGTCCAGATGGGATCCTGAGCAAGAGTTGTCGTTTCAGAATGTAGTGGTCATGACAAAAGACGAACAGAAGAATCATGAAGAGAAAGTCTTGAAGGGAGGTCAGAAGTTGGAGGATGTGTACTCGGCTGAGGTGTTGGAGAGAGTGAGAGTGAGATTTGCCGAGGAGAAGTATTATTCTCAATTCCATTAG
- a CDS encoding predicted protein, protein MLRFNRMRAPIFRPSSILTRFNGSLLRNQVFKRFQSIKTSTNAGSSQNPSGKKATGIKALMKEYGFSALAVYLSISAIDLPLCYLLVHSMGKDEIEFYENRAKQTFGFGVSDEELAQKQELARNQEKLENVDVAGRSEGQGIFSYLWSQFSWTEFAIAYGVHKSLIFIRVPITAAITPGIVRALRRWGFKIGSDKLATTATIAKENIKDFTASSSKFGTRPKNKKWFWFF, encoded by the coding sequence ATGCTTCGCTTCAATCGGATGCGAGCCCCTATTTTCCGCCCTCTGAGCATTCTCACACGGTTCAACGGATCTCTTCTCAGAAACCAGGTGTTCAAGAGGTTTCAGTCGATCAAGACCTCTACGAATGCTGGTTCTTCGCAGAATCCCTCCGGTAAGAAGGCTACCGGTATCAAGGCGTTGATGAAGGAGTACGGGTTTTCGGCCTTAGCAGTCTATTTGCTGATTTCTGCTATCGATTTGCCTCTTTGTTACTTGTTAGTACATTCTATGGGTAAAGACGAGATTGAATTCTACGAGAATAGGGCCAAACAGACATTTGGATTTGGTGTTAGTGACGAGGAATTGGCTCAGAAACAGGAGTTGGccagaaatcaagaaaagcTTGAAAACGTAGACGTTGCCGGTAGAAGTGAAGGACAGGGAATTTTCAGCTACTTGTGGTCACAGTTCTCATGGACCGAGTTCGCTATAGCCTATGGGGTCCacaagtcgttgatcttcatcagagtTCCCATCACGGCAGCCATAACTCCAGGCATAGTCAGAGCCTTGAGACGCTGGGGATTCAAGATCGGTAGTGACAAGTTGGCTACTACTGCTACCATAGCCAAGGAGAACATCAAGGACTTTACTGCTTCCAGTTCAAAGTTTGGTACCAGGccaaagaacaagaagtggttctggttcttttAG
- the LEU5 gene encoding mitochondrial carrier protein (mitochondrial carrier protein, involved in the accumulation of CoA in the mitochondrial matrix LEU5 does not encode an alpha-IPM synthase~go_component membrane~go_funtion binding~go_process transport~go_component membrane~go_funtion binding~go_process transport), translated as MTPPLNESISTSAGTQHPFLKVQATVEESSQVNDQSTPLEYVKVIDKQSFEYVIRSGIAGGVAGSAAKTLIAPLDRIKILFQTSNPEFLKYRGKFSGLFRASRRIWVNDGFWGLYQGHSVTLLRIFPYASIKFVAYEQIRNLLIPTDSYETAARRFMAGSLSGLASVFFTYPLDLVRVRMAYETKNLSSASHPHPQHQQYMSHRRGRLPSTIKTIFNEKPLHKVNDPSWLKYSRERLPSSLVAISNFYRGFAATILGMIPYAGVSFYTHDLIHDIFRSKYFAKFTVSDIAPKNYHVVKSTGNEVNSRDSRRPLKAYAQLIAGGLAGMCSQTAAYPFEVIRRRMQVGGAINSGQFLSFRATAMMVFRESGFRGFFVGLSIGYLKVIPMVSCSFYVYERTKALLDI; from the coding sequence ATGACGCCGCCGCTCAATGAATCCATATCGACCCTGGCTGGGACACAGCATCCGTTTCTCAAAGTTCAAGCAACCGTAGAAGAATCGTCTCAGGTTAATGACCAGTCAACTCCTTTGGAGTACGTGAAAGTCATCGACAAACAGTCGTTTGAATATGTCATACGCTCGGGGATAGCCGGAGGTGTAGCTGGAAGCGCTGCCAAAACATTGATAGCTCCCTTGGATAGAATCAAGATTCTCTTCCAAACTTCCAACCCGGAATTTCTCAAATATAGAGGCAAGTTTCTGGGGCTATTCCGGGCTTCCAGAAGGATCTGGGTCAACGATGGTTTCTGGGGACTCTACCAGGGACATTCTGTAACgttgttgagaatcttTCCCTATGCATCGATTAAGTTTGTAGCCTATGAACAGATCAGAAACCTATTAATTCCTACTGACAGCTATGAAACAGCAGCAAGACGTTTCATGGCAGGTTCCCTTTCAGGATTGGCCTCAGTTTTCTTCACGTATCCATTGGATTTGGTCCGAGTCAGAATGGCATATGAGACAAAGAACTTGCTGTCTGCATCTCATCCTCATCCTcagcatcaacaatatATGTCACATAGACGGGGACGTCTTCCGCTGACGATCAAGACCATCTTCAACGAGAAACCACTCCATAAAGTAAACGATCCGTCGTGGCTAAAGTATCTGAGAGAGAGattgccttcttctttagtGGCCATCTCTAACTTCTACCGAGGTTTTGCTGCCACCATCTTGGGCATGATTCCGTACGCTGGGGTGTCCTTCTATACCCACGACCTAATCCACGATATTTTCCGCTCCAAGTACTTTGCCAAGTTCACCGTTTCGGATATTGCTCCCAAAAATTACCACGTAGTGAAAAGCACAGGCAATGAAGTTAACTCTCGTGATTCCAGAAGACCCCTTAAGGCGTACGCTCAATTGATAGCAGGGGGATTGGCAGGAATGTGCTCACAAACAGCAGCATATCCATTTGAAGTCattcgaagaagaatgcaAGTAGGCGGTGCAATAAATCTGGGCCAATTCTTATCATTCCGAGCAACAGCCATGATGGTATTCCGTGAAAGTGGTTTCAGGGGGTTCTTCGTAGGTTTGAGCATCGGCTACTTGAAGGTGATCCCTATGGTTTCCTGTTCTTTCTACGTTTACGAGAGAACAAAGGCTCTATTGGATATTTAG
- the URO1 gene encoding peroxisomal urate oxidase (go_funtion urate oxidase activity~go_process purine base metabolism) codes for MSELVASSYGKANVKFLKVKKNPSNPDEQEVLEANVQCLLKGDFDIAYTKADNAPIVPTDTVKNTILVEAKNTDVWPIERFAAHLAKHFTGKYSQVHSVEITIVQSRWSKFPLSNGKVHPHSFRYDGPETKRTFLTYDKFSKKLTLTSAIKDLTVLKSTGSMFYGYNVCDYTTLAPTTDRILSTDVYALWTFDPKAVPTLDSVLQKADEGLFDSTYDKARNTTLEMFALEKSASVQATMYNMSHSILEQVPEVATVSYELPNKHYILFNLEWKGIKGNKELFYPSPDPNGLIRSTVGRKGAAKL; via the coding sequence ATGTCTGAATTGGTTGCTAGTTCTTATGGTAAGGCCAAcgtcaagttcttgaaggtcaagaagaacCCCTCTAACCCGGATGAACAAGAGGTATTGGAAGCAAATGTTCAATGTCTCTTGAAAGGAGACTTCGATATTGCCTACACTAAGGCCGATAATGCTCCTATTGTCCCTACAGATACCGTTAAGAACACGATTTTGGTGGAAGCCAAGAATACCGACGTGTGGCCAATTGAAAGGTTTGCTGCCCATTTGGCCAAGCACTTCACTGGTAAATACTCCCAGGTCCACAGTGTTGAGATCACAATCGTGCAATCCAGATGGAGCAAATTTCCTTTGCTGAATGGTAAAGTTCACCCTCATTCTTTCAGATATGACGGTCCTGAAACAAAGAGAACCTTCTTGACCTACGACaagttctccaagaagttgactcTTACCTCCGCCATCAAGGACTTGACAGTATTGAAGTCCACTGGCTCGATGTTCTACGGCTATAATGTGTGTGACTATACCACATTGGCTCCTACCACGGACAGAATCCTCTCGACGGATGTGTATGCCTTGTGGACTTTCGACCCTAAGGCTGTTCCTACCTTGGATTCTGTTTTGCAGAAGGCAGATGAAGGATTGTTTGATTCCACATATGATAAGGCCAGAAACACCACATTAGAGATGTTTGCTTTAGAAAAGTCAGCTTCTGTGCAAGCAACTATGTACAACATGTCCCACAGCATCTTGGAGCAGGTTCCAGAGGTTGCAACAGTGTCCTATGAGTTGCCTAACAAACACTacatcttgttcaacttaGAATGGAAGGGCATTAAGGGTAACAAGGAGTTGTTCTACCCATCTCCAGACCCAAACGGCTTGATCAGATCCACCGTAGGCAGAAAAGGAGCAGCCAAGTTGTGA
- the NDT80 gene encoding meiosis-specific protein (for exit from pachytene) has protein sequence MMTMSSDETALSPDDAAAAVAVAAANSAVNSIPSLKEDDHQLHSFVNHHQTQNHHQNQNALHQQQQHFLQQHQQHQQHQQHQQQHQQNQQRMPQAQQQQQHHQQQHQQHPGHVPGIGTNHQYDLLTGTATPEADLLESGSRKVAPRSSDLFKVGPPFSETRHHQDIYCKSNDLDVNPILEARIDRGFETGENGTWIGYKRNYFTLVAAFSLENFDFDRFIQNKFYTFEKASRNGQSVGENKVEINYFAIRLVAKCSDDDVSISLIQHTAKRDKGPQFPPPIYPAVPGEMPDHETVKASCNKRNGSKIENMNKIFYFDRSDYYHTVNLDSMKDDTILKNYPSDSISRIARFERIQFTSSIRVKQTSANSRYFTLHVELLGIVEDEDLQIQPILLSSIETPPLIVRGRSPSNYHKERTSGYRGHLQGH, from the exons ATGATGACCATGTCTTCCGACGAGACTGCGCTTCTGCCAGACGACGCGGCCGCTGCCGTGGCTGTAGCCGCTGCCAACTCAGCCGTGAACTCGATTCCATCCCTCAAAGAGGACGACCACCAGCTCCACTCGTTTGTCAACCACCACCAGACACAGAATCACCACCAGAACCAAAATGCGcttcaccagcagcagcaacatTTT CtccaacaacaccaacaacaccagcaacaccaacagcaccaacaacaacatcagCAGAACCAGCAACGGATGCCA CAGGctcagcagcagcaacagcaccaccagcagcaacatCAGCAGCACCCGGGACATGTCCCGGGCATCGGAACCAACCATCAGTATGACCTTCTCACGGGAACTGCCACTCCCGAGGCTGATTTGTTGGAATCTGGCTCCAGAAAGGTTGCACCTAGATCCAGCGACTTGTTCAAGGTAGGCCCTCCATTTTCTGAAACCAGACACCACCAGGACATCTACTGCAAAAGCAATGACTTGGACGTCAACCCTATCTTAGAAGCCAGAATCGACAGAGGTTTCGAAACAGGCGAAAACGGCACCTGGATTGGCTACAAGAGGAACTATTTCACTCTTGTGGCAGCATTTCTGTTGGAGaactttgactttgacCGGTTCATCCAGAACAAGTTCTACACGTTTGAAAAAGCCCTGCGCAATGGACAATCTGTAGGTGAAAACAAAGTGGAGATCAACTATTTTGCCATTCGTCTTGTAGCCAAGTGTCTGGACGACGATGTTTCTATCAGCTTGATTCAGCATACTGCCAAGAGAGACAAGGGACCACAGTTCCCACCTCCCATCTATCCGGCTGTTCCTGGCGAAATGCCTGATCATGAGACCGTTAAGGCATCGTGCAACAAACGTAACGGTAGCAAGATCGAGAACATGAACAAaatcttctactttgaCAGAAGTGACTACTACCACACCGTCAATTTGGACTCTATGAAGGACGATACCATTCTCAAGAACTATCCAAGCGattcaatctcaagaatTGCCCGTTTCGAGAGAATCCAGTTTACTTCATCAATCAGAGTCAAGCAGACTCTGGCCAACTCCAGATACTTCACGTTGCACGTAGAGTTGTTGGGGATAGTCGAGGACGAGGACTTGCAGATCCAGCCCATATTGTTGAGCTCTATCGAAACTCCTCCCTTGATTGTCAGAGGCAGATCGCCTTCCAACTACCACAAGGAAAGAACCTCAGGCTACAGGGGCCATCTCCAGGGCCATTAG
- a CDS encoding predicted protein translates to MARVSSQAMVLTAATTNKQELHGMTLSSVCSLAVFPDPLLQFNLHLPSYTSQALHECQYLAIHLLPPTSKSAFLGRIFAKGVKKDKRGSELASTKDELKDGEVFHEMTTPFTQIPKSDYELLELDENVSLPILKDCESVFICKVKQSINVENHEIWIASVLKIKQNPEYEKSSGGLLYFNRGFHKIGDGLIESLD, encoded by the coding sequence ATGGCTCGCGTAAGCTCTCAGGCAATGGTATTAACAGCTGCCACTACTAATAAACAAGAGTTGCATGGAATgactctttcttctgtgtGTTCACTAGCAGTTTTTCCTGATCCTTTGCTCCAGTTCAATCTACATTTACCTTCCTATACTTCGCAAGCTCTTCACGAATGTCAATATTTGGCCATTCACTTACTTCCACCAACACTGAAATCAGCCTTCTTGGGTAGAATATTTGCTAAAGGCGTaaaaaaagacaagagGGGCTCAGAATTAGCTTCCACCAAAGATGAATTAAAGGATGGAGAAGTCTTCCACGAGATGACAACTCCATTTACACAGATACCAAAGTCGGACTacgaacttcttgaactaGACGAAAATGTCTCATTGCCCATACTAAAAGACTGTGAAAGTGTATTCATCTGTAAAGTCAAACAAAGCATAAATGTAGAAAATCACGAAATTTGGATAGCCAGTGTCCTCAAAATTAAACAGAATCCAGAGTACGAAAAGTCGTCAGGAGGACTTCTCTACTTTAACAGAGGCTTTCACAAGATAGGTGACGGATTAATAGAAAGTCTAGACTAA